CCGTCACGACCGAAGAGAGAAGATACTCTCCCGCACCGAAACCCATTCCGACTGCGGCAGTTACCCAGAGTGTGGCTGCAGTGGTCAATCCCTTCACCGAGAAGCCCTTTTTCAATATCGTTCCGGCGCCCAGAAAACCTATTCCCGAAACGATCTGCGCCGCCACTCTCCCAGGGTCGCCATGGTCATCAGTTATAAATACCGTGGTCGATAGCACTGTTATGAAGGCCGCCCCTACACAGATAAGGGCATGAGTCCTCAGTCCGGCCGGTTTGTGAATTCTCTCTCTGGTGACTCCGATCAGCGCTCCGGCTAGCAGCGCGCTGAAGAGCCTCAGTGTCATGTCTAGATAGAACAAGTTCTTCCCTCCCTTTGAAGCTAGATTATACCTCATTTCAACGTGTGTGTGCCATCTTTATACACTCTCAAGTTGTCTTCTGAAAAGATAGACTGTATAATTCTACGGCGTCTAGATTTAGGAGGAACTCATGAAAGAATTCACACGGCGGATACTTTCTATCGCGGTCCCGATAACCCTACAAAACCTTATATCCACAGGTCTCAACCTGGTTGATAACCTTATGATCGGACAGCTTGGCACAACGGCGATAGCGGCCGTTGGACTGGTTAACCAGGTAGTCTTTATTTTGAACCTCTTCACTTTCGGGGCATCCAGCGGCGCCGGGATCTTCGTTTCCCAGTACTGGGGCAAGCGCGACGAAAAAAGTATAGAGAAAACGCTGGGACATATAATATACATCACCATGGGTGCGGCTACGGTCTTCTTTGTGCTCCTCTTCGCTTTTCCCGAGGGGATTTTGAAGATCTTCACCTCAGATGTCGAAGTAATAAGGCTCGGCGCGGAATATGCCCGTCCCGTGGCCTTCTCTACTTTTCTTACATCTTTCTCCTTCATTATGGCGATGGCCCTGAGGACGGTCGAAAAGGCTAGGATACCGCTGTACATAAGTCTGGTGGCCCTTTCTATAAACACCGTGGGCAACTACATACTGATCTTCGGCTTCGGTTCTATCCCAGCCATGGGTGTTTTCGGAGCTTCCATCGCTACACTGGTAGCCAGAATTGCCGAGTTTTTTATCTTTTTGTTTATCGCCCTGAGAAGACTCACACCTATAAGGTTTACCCTGTACGCCTTCAGGTTCGACGGCCCCTTTTTCAGGCGGTTAATGAAGTACGCGACACCTGTGATCTTCAACGAGTTTCTCTGGAGCCTTGGAGTCACGGTCTATTCACTGGTAATGGCCAGGATGGGAACTGAGTTCATCGCCGCCAGGAACATTTCCAGTACGATAGAGAACTTCGGGTTCGTTATCTTTGGAGGACTGGCATCGGCCACGGTAGTGATGGTGGGCACAGAGCTGGGGAGAAACAATTTCACGCAGGCCAAATTCAATGCGCGAAAGTTGATTCAGCTTACCGTGATCACGGCTATCGTAACGGGGCTGATGATAATCTTCCTTTCTCGTTTCATAGTACAACTCTATAACATCGATCAGGCTCTCAAAGATATCGTGTTGACAGTTGTAGTCATAGTGGGACTTGCCCAACCTATAAAGATGTTCAATGCCGTCAATATCGTGGGAATATTGCGGAGCGGCGGAGATACGAAGGCGGCCATGCTAATGGAGATTTTCTCTCTCTGGGGAGTCGGAATCCCTCTAGTCGCAATCACCGGGCTGATTCTGAAGTGGTCTCTTCCGGCAGTCTATATTGTAATGATGATCGAGGAGCTGGTGAAAGCGATACTGGGCATCTGGAGAGCAAAAACCGGGAAGTGGTTACGGAACGTGGTCGATTGAAGCCGCAGGTTATTTAAATAAAGCGGGCACACCGGCCGGTGTGCCCGTCATTCGTTGATTTACTCTCTTACTTCAAGATTGCAGAAACCTGAGAAATAGCTGAGCGTAAATTCTCGCGACCATCAGTATATCATCTATGGAAACTCTCTCGTTAGGTTGGTGAGCCCTCTCGATGCCCCCCGGAAACAGAGCACCGAAGGCCACCGCATTCGGCACCGCCCTTGCATAAGTTCCGCCGCCGATGGCTATAGGTTTTTCGTCATGGCCGGTCATCTCTCTGTACACCTGCCTACACATTTTGACCAGATCGGAGTCAGGCGAAACGTACAGAGGATTCTTGTTGTTGTGCATCTCAACCCTGCACCCTTTGAAGGCTTCTTCGATCTGAGTCCTTACCATTGCTTCGTTGAAGAAGACCGGATAGCGTATGTTAATGACCAGCTTTATCTCGCCACCGACGAGCTTCATAGTTCCAAGGTTGAGTGTCAATTCGCCCGACATTGAGTCCCTTCCGGCTATTCCCAGAGATTCGCCGAAGAATTCGTAGCCGATCTTCGATCTCACCAGATGCAGGAAATTGCACAGCTCTCGATCGGAGAAAGGTAGATCGGCCAGAAGATCAACCATAGCGGCTAGTGCACTGTGACCTTTGTAAGGGGTCGAGCCATGGGCCGAGGCACCCGTGAATAAGGCTTCCACCTTTCCGTCGGATTCCCTGATCTCGATTCTTACCTCGTTCGAAGGCTTGAAGTTCTTTATTTTGTTGAAAATATCGGGTGCGACGCCCTTCAAAACTACCCTTGCGGTCGATGCTACCATGTTTGCCGCCTCTCCGGCCTGGAGCGATTCCATCACCAGCCCCGCTCCGCCGTTGTCAGTGAGGGAGGATATCGTGTAATTGACGATTCCCTTTTCGGCGAAGATAACGGGAAATTCGGCGTCGGGAGTGACCGACATATCAGGTATTTCTTCGTGCTTAACGTAATACTTCATGCACTCCCAGCCCGACTCTTCGTTGGTTCCAAAGATAAGCCTGATTCTCTTTGAAGGATTCGGACAGTACTCTTTGATGGCCTTGAGAGCATAGAGAGCCGCTATCATTGGACCCTTATCGTCCTGAGTACCTCTCCCCCATATCTCTCCGTCCTTGACTAGGCCGCTATATGGAGGCACTTCCCAGCCTTCGCCTTCCGGAACGACATCCAGATGTCCCAGAACTCCGAAAGTCTTTCCCGAACCGAAATCGACTATCCCGACGTAACCTTCGGCATTTCTGGCCTGAAAGCCCAGTTTCTTGGCCAGTTTCACGGTATGTTCGAGTGATTTTTTAATACCCTCGCCGAAAGGTCCTTCCTCCACCGGGTTCTCCCTAACCGATTTGATTTTGATGGATTCGGAAATTGAATTCACCATTTCATCTTTCAATGAAATTACCAGATCGTCTAGCTTCTTATCCATTACTCATCCCCCTTGCTGTTTTATGATCTCTTTTATGGTCTGCGACTCGCCCCTTCTACATACCAGCGTACCTTCGGTCGATATAACAACTATGTAGCCTTCGATGCTCGAGATACCAACTCTGGTCTGCGTGTAGTTAACCAGAAGACAGTTTTTCACATCGTACATCGAGAACTTCCCGATTATGGCGTTTCCATTCCCATCTTTGTGGAGAAGTTCGTACACCGCGTCCCAGGAACCTATATCGTTCCAGTAGAAGTTCGCGGGAACGGTGGCTACATTCGAGGATTTCTCCATCAGGCCGTAATCTATCGATATGCGCGGGACCTTTTCGTAGATCTCTTCGATTCTCGATGGGTTTTTTTTCAACTCCAGCATCGCTTCATACAGCTCGGGCAGGTGTTTCGAAAGCTCACTGTCGAAGACTTTTTTCTTCCAGACGAACATACCGGAATTCCAGTAGAACTTACCCGACTGAAAGTATTGCTGGGCCGTCTCGTAGTCCGGTTTTTCATGGAACTTCCTGACGGCGAAAACCTCTTCGCGCTCATTCAGACAGTCTCCCCTCTCTATATAGCCGTAACCTGTGTTGGGTGATGTGGGGGTAATTCCGATAGTTACCAGTGCTTCGTGTTTACCGGCGTATTCTATGGCCGTCTTCATGGTCCGCAGGAAGGTTTCTTCATCTCTGATTATGTGGTCCGACGGGACTATTACCATTATATCGTCGTCCTCGAACCTGGTACTTCCGAGGGCGATCGCAGGCGCCGTGTTTCTTCCGGCCGGTTCGAATATAACGTTATCCCCCTTGAAGAGAGGGGTGTAGTACTGAATCAATGGAAACTGCTCTCTGGTAGTGATTATAAGCAGTTCGTCCGTTAGTTTTTCCATTCTTTCGATGGTCTCTTCGATCATGGTTTTGGCAGATCCGAAATGGTGGAACTGTTTCGGTCTCTTCTCGCTGCTCACTGGCCAAAGTCGCTCGCCGATACCTCCCGCCATGATGAGGGTCTTAACCATAAATTCTCCCCCTTTTTTCTCGATGTGCTGTTAATAGCATACCAGAAAATGGCCATTTTCCGCGGAGACAACGGAGAGTTATAGTGATATATAACGCATGATGATAAAGAAAGAAAGACATTGAAGACAATATTGAGTCCCATATGCCTCTAACCGGTGTTGGTCAACTTTGCCAGGTCAGGCTCGAAAAGGCAAAATTGTATAAAGGGGGTATGCAAAGTGAACAAAGTGATTCTCAGGATCAGAATGAGCCTTCACGACGCTCACTACGGAGGCAATCTTGTCGATGGGGCTAAACTCCTGCAGCTGTTCGGTGATGTTGCGACCGAGCTGCTAATAAGAAGCGATGGCGATGAAGGACTGTTCAGGGCCTACGACAGTGTCGAATTCTTGTCTCCCGTCTATGCTGGCGATTATATAGAGGTTGCTGGCGAGATAGTTTCCAGAGGCAGAACATCGCGAAAGATGGTTTTTACGGCCACAAAGGTTATACAGGCCAGACCGGACATAAGCGATTCGGCCGCCGAGGTTCTGGACGAGCCAGTAGTCGTTTGCAGGGCCAGCGGTACATGCGTGGTTCCACTGGACAAACAGAGGAAAAAAGATGAGTAAGCTCATAATAACGGCAGCCCTGACGGGGGCCGAGGTGACAAGAGTGCAACAACCGGCCCTGCCGATAACACCCGGGGAGATTGCGCAGGCGGCTTACGACTGTTACAACGCCGGCGCGAGCGTAGTTCACGTTCATGCGCGCGAAATAGACGGAAAACCTACCCAGAGAAAAGAGGTGTACGCCGAGATCCGGGAGAGGATAGCCGAAAAGTGCAACATCATTTTCCAGCCCTCCACCGGCGGCGCGGTATGGCACACAGTTCAGGAGAGGGGAGGCCCTCTGGAGCTCGATCCCGAAATGGCGACACTCTCGACAGGGACCTGCAACTTCGGAAACGATGTTTTCTTCAACTCTCAGGAGATCATAGAGCATTTCGCACTGGAGATGCTCTCACGTAAAATAAAGCCAGAGATAGAGATTTTCGAACGCGGAATGATAGAGAACGCCCTGAGACTTGTGAAGAAAGGGCTTCTTGTACCGCCCGTTCATTTCGATTTCGTCCTCGGCGTTCCCGGTGCTTGCCCCGGTAACATAGAAGATCTGTTATATATGGTAAGATCTATTCCTCAAGACAGCACCTGGACGGTGGCAGGTATCGGACGTTATGAGCTTCCGTTGGCGGTTCATGCCATACCGATGGGAGGCCATGTAAGGGTGGGTTTTGAAGACAATATATACTACCGAAAAGGCGAGCTGGCGATTTCAAACGCCCAGCTGGTAGAACGCATCACCAGAGTCGCGAGGGAGTTAGGAAGAGAGATCGCCTCTCCTGATGAGGCCAGAGCCATACTGGGAATAAGGAAATAAGGCGGGAGGTAAGCATGAAAGGTTGTCCGTTCGGGAGTCATAGAGTAATCGAGCCGAAGGGGAGTCTTCCTCAGGCGGCGCAACGTATTGATAACACACCCCGCATAAGCGATAATGAGATACTTATAGATGTGCAGACACTCAACGTCGATTCGGCTAGCTTCACGCAGATAAAGGGTGTTTGCGGAGACAGCGAAGAAGCCGTCGCCGCTATGATAACCGATATCGTCAGGAGCAGGGGAAAGCTCCAGAACCCGGTCACGGGTTCTGGCGGCATGTTGATCGGAAGAGTTGCGGAGATAGGGAGCCTCCTGAAGGGTAGGGGCCTCGAAACTGGCGACAGAATAGCAACCCTGGTTTCACTGTCTTTAACGCCCCTCATGATAGAGAGGATAGAGAAGATCCACATGGATAAAGACCAGGTAGATATCCGAGGTAAGGCCATACTTTTTGAGAGTGGCATTTACGCCAGGCTGCCCGAAGATATGCCCGATAGACTGGCCCTTGCCATTCTGGATGTTGCCGGTGCGCCTGCCCAGGTAGATAGACTAGTGAAGCCGGGAATGAACGTGGCGATTATCGGTGCCGGTGGAAAATCCGGCCTGCTCTGCTGTTACCAGGCCAAGAAGAAAGTTGGGGCAGGAGGAAGGGTTATTGCGGTAGAATATTCGCCCGAAAATGCCGACAGGCTTTCGAGAATGGGGCTGGCCGATCATACGATAGTTGCCGACGCCACCAGGCCGCTCGAGGTGTACGGAAAAGTGAAGGAGGTCACCGGAGAAGCTCTCTGCGACGTCGTGATAAACAACGTCAATGTTCAGGTGACCGAGATGAGTTCGATTCTAATCACACGCGATGGGGGGATCGTTTACTTCTTCAGTATGGCGACTTCTTTCGCCAGAGCCGCACTCGGGGCCGAAGGTGTCGGCAAAGATATAACCATGATTGTCGGTAACGGTTACACCAGAGGCCATGCTTCCCTTGCGCTTAACATTTTGAGAGAGTCTGCGGTCATCAGAGAGTTATTCGAGAGATTATACGTTTGAGGTGAGACATATGAGAGATTATAGAGATATCCCGCTCTGGAAAGATGTCACATCCGAGCAGTGGAACGACTGGCGCTGGCAAGTGGCAAACAGAGTGAAAAGTGTTGAGGCGCTCCGGCAGGTAATAGAGATAACCGAGGAGGAAGCGCTAGGCATCTCCGAGTGTCTGAGAACGCTTAGAATGTCCATCACTCCTTACTACGCGACTCTCATGGACCAGAGAAACGAGAGATGTCCGATAAGGAGACAGGCCGTTCCGACAGACAGGGAGTTGAATATAGACAGGTGGGATATGGTAGATCCGCTCCACGAAGATGAGGACTCGCCCGTTCCCGGTCTGACTCACCGCTATCCAGATAGGGTACTTTTTCTCATCACCGATCAGTGCTCAATGTACTGCAGGCACTGCACCAGGAGAAGGTTCGCCGGTCAGCTAGACAGGCCCAGAACCAAGAAGGAGATAGACGCGGCAGTGGATTACATTAAAGAAACTCCCGAAGTGAGAGACGTTCTCCTCTCCGGTGGCGATGCATTGCTTGTGGGAGACGACTTCCTGGAGTATATACTGAGCGAGCTCCGCAGAATTTCGCACGTAGAGATAATAAGGTTGGGCACCAGGACCCCGGTGGTCCTACCCCAGAGAATAACGCCCGAACTGGTCACCATGCTGAGAAAGTATCATCCCGTATGGATCAACACACACTTTAACCACCCACTGGAGATAACGCCGGACTCGAAAAAGGCCTGCGAGATGCTCTCAGACGGCGGCATTCCACTGGGCAATCAATCGGTTCTCCTAAGGGGAATAAACGATTCGCCTTACATAATGATGGAGCTGGTCCACAGGCTGGTGGAAATAAGGGTCAGGCCATACTACATATACCAATGTGATCTCTCGCAGGGGATCGGACATTTCAGAACTTCTATCAGGAAAGGTATTGGCATAATGGAAGCCCTGATCGGAAATACATCCGGCTTCTGCGTTCCGACTTTCGTCGTTGATGCTCCCGGTGGCGGCGGTAAGATCAGGGTCATGCCGCAGTACAACATCTCCGAATCCGACAGGGTTGTAGTATTGAGAAATTACGAAGGTGTTATAACCACTTATCATGAACCGGAGGATACCGCCAGCGATGTCGATGACAGTCTTTATAAAGAGAGATACACCTTTACGGGAGTTTCCGATCTTCTTTACGGAAACGGCCTCAGTTTCGAGCCCACGGTTTTGCAGAGACGCGAAAGAATCAAACGCTGGAAGGAAAAGAGAGTGTTGAAATGAGATACGAAGAGTTCAAGGTGGGTCAAAAGTACACTGTCAAGAAGATAATAACGACGGAAATGGTTGATGCCTTTGCCGCCATAACGGGTGATAAAAACCCGGTCCACGTGGACGAGGAATTCGCGAAAACGACACGTTTCGGGAGTCGAATCGCTCACGGCATGCTGTCGGTGGGGATAATTTCCGCCATACTGGGCAACGACTTTCCCGGACCAGGTTCTATATACATGAAGCAGGATGTGAAGTTTTTCAAGCCGATTTATCTCGAGGAGGAGGTAGAGATCGATATAGAGCTGCTGGAGAAGATCGAAGAGAAAAAAAGACTTCTGGTGAGGACCACTGTAAAGAAATCATCCGGAGAGATCGCCGTTGACGGGGAGGCGCTTCTCCTCTTCATGCAAGAGTGAAAAAGTGTCGCATCTGATCGAACTTGCAAGCCTTCATCCGGTTGTCTCGATCGTCGGGATGGAGAAGAACACTGGCAAAACGGTCGTTCTTAACCATCTTATAAATGGGCTGTCCAATGAATCGGACATTACCGCAATAACCTCGGTTGGTCTGGAGGGGGAGAGGTACGACCAGGTATATCTCACAGAAAAACCCGAGGTCACTCTTCGCAGGGGCAACCTTTTTGCAACGTCTGAAAAGGATTTCCGGTCTCGCCAATTTCCGGCTGTCGTTCTGGATGTAAGGGATTTCCGCTCCCCTCTAGGGCGCACCGTTTTTGCAAAGGCGCTGTCTGACGGGGAAGTCATAGTCTCCGGCCCTTCGATAGTAGATTACCTGTCACAGACAGTGAAGTTGCTCAGAGAGTTCGGCGCGCGGAGGGTCTTTGTTGACAGTTCTACATCCAGACTGAGTCCCGGCTCGCCGGCGGTGGCTGACGCCATAATTCTGGCTACGGGTGCGGCCCTTTCGGTCAGTCCTGTAGAGTTGGTGAGGAGAACTATCCATAAGGTGAAGATCATCACTCTACCCAGCGTGGAAAAGAAAACTGGAAATAGAATGGAAGTTCTCGGTAATGGTGTCTGGATAGTGGATGGATCTGACACGAAGCTCCTCGCGGCTTCGAGTTTTTCTTTGGAGCCAGGCCTCGATCTTTCAGGGAGGACCGTTTATGTGAACGGTTCGTTGACTTCCATGACTCTCAGAAAACTGACGGTGCCGGGTGTGAGGTTGGTAGTCAGGGACTTTTCGAGGATCTTCGTTGACGAAGAATCGTTGAGATCTTTTGAGAAGGTCGGTGGCAGCATTAACGTGATTCGCAGGGTGCGACTTCTGGCCGTTACTATCAATCCCGTATCGCCTTCGGGTTACTCCCTCAGATCCGGTCAACTGAAAGAAATGCTGGAGAAGTTGCTGCCGGTACCGGTCTTCAATATTCTGGAGGAGGAAAACAGATGAATCTTTCGGCCGGCTGCGGGTTTGAGTACATAAAGGGACTGGTCGAGACATTTACCCCTATGGGTAGAAAGAGGCTTTACGGTATCTCTTTCCTGACGGAGCGAAGCCGGATAGAGGAAGAGTACGACCGTCAAGAGGACATGAAGGAGATAGCGGCCAATCCCGATAAGGTCGTTTCGATAATTTCTAGATTCAGAGATATCTCGGCTACTCTGGAAAACCTGACGGCCGGAGCGGTGCTTGACGAGGTGGAACTCTTCGAAATAAAGAGCTTCGCGATCTGGAACGAGAAACTCAGAGAACGTCTTGGCAACTGTCCTAGATGGATGAGACTTCCCGACCTTTCGGCCGTGATCGGTCTTCTCGATCCAGAAAAGACAGGGCTGGAGAGTTTCTACATCTCCGATCTCTTCGACGAGTCGCTGCCGGAACTGAGGAGAAAAATCGCGCAGTGTCAGAGAAGTGACGATCCGCGCGACAGGGAGAGAGCGGCCGGCTTGCTGGAGATGAACGCTCAGGTAGAATCTAAGGTTAGAGCCAGACTCTCGAAAGAGCTGCAAGTGTTTTCGGATAATCTATCGCTCTCTCTGAACAGGGTGGGCGATATCGATCTAACACTGGCCAAAGCGATCTTGAATGCGAGGCTGAAACTGGTGAGACCTTCGATAGTGGAGGATGCCTTCGCTTTCGAAGGGCTTTTCAACCCCGAAGTGGCACGCATTCTTTCGGAAAAAAATAAAGTCTTCCAGAGCTATTCGCTCTCTCTGAGAAAATCGACTCTCGTGATCGGAGGTAACATGACGGGGAAGTCTGTCTTTTTAAGAACTCTGGCGCTTGTCCAGACGATGTTTCAGCATGGTTTCTTCGTTCCGGCGGAGAAGGCTTCGCTGACCCCGTACGACAGGATAGTCTATTACAGCGGCGATCACCAGTCTTTTGAAAACGGTCTCTCTTCCTTTGCCGGAGAGGTGGAATTCTTGAAGGAAGCGGTAGGTATCGTCTCCCGTGGAGAAAGGGGTCTCTTTCTCTTCGACGAAATCGGAAAGAACACCAACCCGCTGGAAGGACCTGCCTTTCTGTTGGCGGCGATGGAGTACCTCAGTCGCGGGAGCGGTTGCAGGGCCGTCTTCTCTTCGCACTACGAAGAAGCGCTCGAAAACAGAGATGCCCAGCTGCTCATGGTCAGGGGTTTGGATCACAGGAAACTCTCTAGTCGAAAACGGCGGGAGATTTCTTTCTATATAGATCACACGGTACAGGAGATAGATGAATTTTCCGGCTTTCCGAGGGAGGGGACAGTCATAGCCCGACTGCTCGGGATGGACGATGATTTTTTAAAGCTGGTAGAAAAGCACCTTGATGGAGGAAAAAATGAAAAGTAAACTCGATCTCGATTTTCGAAAGGTTGAACGGGCAAGAAAACTTGCGGTGAACATCGCGGATGGTGTACAGAATTTCGTGGCCGGGAGAACAACCGTGAGCGTAGAGCGGGCTGTTTGCCGACTGATGGGTATCGACGGAGTGGATTCTTATGGGGTACCGTTGCCGAACATCGTCGTTGAGCACCTGGCATCCAGGAACCTTCTTCAGGAAGGCGCTTCGTACTGCATCGCGAACGCCATGATGAAGACAGGACTATCTCCGCAGAGAATTGCCGAAGAAATATCGGCCGGTAGGCTCGACCTGTTGAGCATGAATTACAGTGGGGAAGAAGAGGTATATGGATTTCTGGAACCCTTTGCTCAAAGAGCTATAGAGAAGATACGCGACAGAAGGTTCGAAAGAGAGGCTCTCATCGAAAGGTTAGGCGAAGGGCCGCGGCCTTATCTGTACGTGATCGTGGCAACCGGAAACATCTACGAGGACGTCGTTCAGGCACGAGCTGCGGTCAGCCAGGGAGCAGATATAGTGGCAGTCATAAGATCGACAGGACAGAGTTTGCTGGATTACGTCCCTTACGGTCCAACGACAGAAGGCTTCGGGGGAACTTACGCCACCCAGGAAAACTTCAGGATCATGAGGACTGCCCTCGACGAAATGGGCGAAAAGGTAGGTAAATATATACGTCTATGCAACTACTGTTCGGGTCTGTGCATGCCGGAGATCGCCGCGATGGGGGCGATGGAGCGTCTCGACGTGATGCTCAACGACGCCCTTTACGGGATACTTTTCAGGGATATAAACATGCAACGAACATTGATCGATCAATTCTTCTCCAGAGTCATAAATGGGTTTGCGGGTGTGATAATAAACACCGGAGAAGACAACTATCTGACCACCGCAGACGCCTACCAGGAAGCCCACACGGTTCTGGCGTCCCAATTCATAAACGAGAGACTGGCCTTGATCGCCGGTATTCCCGAAGAGCAAATGGGGCTCGGTCACGCCTTCGAGATGGAC
This portion of the Mesotoga infera genome encodes:
- a CDS encoding MutS-related protein; its protein translation is MNLSAGCGFEYIKGLVETFTPMGRKRLYGISFLTERSRIEEEYDRQEDMKEIAANPDKVVSIISRFRDISATLENLTAGAVLDEVELFEIKSFAIWNEKLRERLGNCPRWMRLPDLSAVIGLLDPEKTGLESFYISDLFDESLPELRRKIAQCQRSDDPRDRERAAGLLEMNAQVESKVRARLSKELQVFSDNLSLSLNRVGDIDLTLAKAILNARLKLVRPSIVEDAFAFEGLFNPEVARILSEKNKVFQSYSLSLRKSTLVIGGNMTGKSVFLRTLALVQTMFQHGFFVPAEKASLTPYDRIVYYSGDHQSFENGLSSFAGEVEFLKEAVGIVSRGERGLFLFDEIGKNTNPLEGPAFLLAAMEYLSRGSGCRAVFSSHYEEALENRDAQLLMVRGLDHRKLSSRKRREISFYIDHTVQEIDEFSGFPREGTVIARLLGMDDDFLKLVEKHLDGGKNEK
- the kamD gene encoding lysine 5,6-aminomutase subunit alpha, which encodes MKSKLDLDFRKVERARKLAVNIADGVQNFVAGRTTVSVERAVCRLMGIDGVDSYGVPLPNIVVEHLASRNLLQEGASYCIANAMMKTGLSPQRIAEEISAGRLDLLSMNYSGEEEVYGFLEPFAQRAIEKIRDRRFEREALIERLGEGPRPYLYVIVATGNIYEDVVQARAAVSQGADIVAVIRSTGQSLLDYVPYGPTTEGFGGTYATQENFRIMRTALDEMGEKVGKYIRLCNYCSGLCMPEIAAMGAMERLDVMLNDALYGILFRDINMQRTLIDQFFSRVINGFAGVIINTGEDNYLTTADAYQEAHTVLASQFINERLALIAGIPEEQMGLGHAFEMDPDIENGFLYELAQAQMSREIFPKAPLKYMPPTKFMTGNIFKGYVQDALFNVVSIWTNQGIQLLGMLTEAIHTPFMGDRYLAIENAKYIFNNMRALGDEVVFKKDGIIHARANQVLDQAIELLTEIEEDGLFRALERGVFAGVRRPVEGGKGLSGVVLKGERYRNPFLEKMLGGSYI